In the Limanda limanda chromosome 1, fLimLim1.1, whole genome shotgun sequence genome, one interval contains:
- the LOC133013155 gene encoding homeodomain-interacting protein kinase 1-like produces MSGVDDLCVQGGLELGARGGYVQMKAGDSEELQSRILCSGTNRYLINKVCGEGTFGKVVKAANLNTSQEVALKILKNDTCAPREMRMLEAVSVLNPTTKNMVHCIERFKDNGKTCLVFERLDMSLYQLLIKQQWCPLTLHEIRPIAHQLLTAFDALKSIGVVHADLKLDNVMLVNHLVKPFRVKLIDFGLSFKISENMHGKKTQPRGYRAPEVTLGLPVTEKIDMWGLGCLLLALYIANHPFAVDCEYQGMRGIVDMLGQPPHHLLKAGRHTSKYFIKDKHWCNPGWSIKIPVEYERGTGIQTKKWVGQISRLDDLITDNIENPYLRECLAKMAVLDLEDKSNVGAEEDPAVLSSDGFEPTDQPCNEATAADTDVDRSTIEESAESPEVHDSEKEAQVYEETLKRMRTFFRRVVKRAFERK; encoded by the exons ATGTCTGGGGTCGATGATTTGTGTGTTCAGGGTGGCCTGGAACTGGGTGCAAGAGGAGGAT ATGTACAGATGAAGGCCGGAGATTCTGAGGAGTTACAGAGCAGAATACTGTGCAGCGGTACCAACCGCTACCTCATCAATAAAGTGTGCGGAGAAGGGACCTTTGGCAAAGTTGTCAAGGCTGCAAATTTGAACACGTCCCAAGAAGTAGCCCTCAAGATCCTAAAAAATGACACTTGTGCTCCAAGAGAG ATGAGGATGCTTGAGGCCGTGAGCGTGCTTAACCCCACCACAAAGAATATGGTCCACTGCATAGAGAGGTTTAAGGATAACGGAAAAACCTGTCTGGTGTTTGAGCGGCTGGACATGAGCCTGTACCAGCTGCTTATAAAACAACAGTGGTGTCCCCTGACTCTGCATGAGATTCGCCCCATAGCACATCAG TTGCTGACAGCTTTTGATGCTCTGAAGAGCATTGGGGTTGTCCATGCAGACCTCAAACTAGACAATGTGATGCTGGTGAACCACCTGGTTAAGCCCTTCAGGGTGAAGCTCATTGATTTTGGTTTGTCCTTCAAGATCTCAGAGAACATGCATGGCAAGAAAACCCAGCCCAGGGGTTACAG GGCACCTGAAGTCACCCTGGGCCTCCCTGTCACAGAGAAGATTGATATGTGGGGTCTTGGCTGCTTGCTGCTCGCCCTCTATATCGCCAATCACCCGTTCGCGGTCGACTGCGAGTACCAGGGA ATGAGAGGGATTGTAGACATGCTGGGTCAGCCACCTCACCACCTCTTGAAGGCTGGAAGACACACCTCCAAATATTTCATTAAGGACAAGCACTGGTGCAACCCAGGGTGGTCGATAAAG ATCCCAGTTGAGTACGAACGTGGGACTGGCATCCAGACCAAGAAATGGGTGGGTCAAATTAGCCGCCTGGATGACCTGATCACA GATAACATCGAAAACCCATA tcTAAGAGAATGTCTGGCCAAAATGGCCGTGTTAGACTTGGAGGACAAGTCAAATGTAGGGGCTGAGGAAGATCCAGCAGTTCTATCCAGTGACGGGTTTGAACCCACAGATCAACCATGCAATGAGGCTACAGCTGCAGACACTGATGTCGATCGCTCAACTATAGAGGAATCAGCTGAGAGCCCAGAAGTACATGATTCAGAAAAGGAAGCGCAGGTCTATGAGGAGACTCTGAAGAGGATGAGGACGTTTTTTAGAAGGGTTGTAAAGAGAGCGTTCGAACGCAAATGA